In Fibrobacter sp., the genomic stretch ACCATGGTAGAAAACCTGGGTAGTGAAAAGGCTATCGTCATCGATTCTGTTTGCGATTTGACAAGCCCGACGCCGGAGCTTGCCTACGGCCTGCCCGCCCTGCTGAAAATCTATAACGAAGAGGTGCAGCGGCCAACGACTCCGAGGCTTGTGCGGCTGGACGATACTCTGTGGATTTCTTTTGATGGTTACAAGCAGTTCAAGAACCGCGGAATCCGTATAGTGAAAAAAGTGCAGCAACGGCTGGGGGCCCGCTATTTGGTGAAGATTGATTCCAGAGGGGAGAATCACCGGCTGGAGCTGGTCTATAAGGGTGCGCCCTGGAGCACGGAACAGCTGTGCGGTCTTCCTGTGATGGAGGCGTCCATCAGGGAAAACGTGGACCCTGCATTGTTGATGGCGGTTATCCGCCACACGACGAATTTCAATCTGGAATCGGAAGGGCTTTCGCAGGTCTATACGGCCGCGTCGGAGCTTGCGGCGGCTCTGTCGCAAGAAAAGACGGTCGAAGATGCCGTGGCCCAGATGTACCCCAAGGAGCGGGGAAGCCTTCACGAGGAATGGCGGAACAACCCGCTGAAGCAGTCCTGGATCGAAGAGGTGCTGAAGGACGTGCCTTACTATAAGGCGAACGGATTAGTAAGGGACTGAGCGACCGAAGAAAATCGAACGGTCGCTTGTGAGCAACAAGCCCCTAGTATTGACTAGGGGCGGTTGCGAGAGTGAGGTCGTTCCGGAGGGAATTGACTATAGAAGAAGACCGAACGGTCGCTTAATGTCGTCCAAAACGCCTAGTTTTGCGGAAGGGCTTGTCGCCGTGAAATTCCCGGAAGGGCTTCTCTTTGCCCTTCGGCTTCTTGCCGAAATCTTTTTTGCTCTTGAAGCTCTTGCGTTCCCTTGGCGGCGGCGCGTCGTCGGTCATGAGCCGGAACTTGGCGTCGTTACCCCGGATGGTCATTTCGGAGAGAATGTCCAGCACGCTCTGGTCGGTATTGTCCGGAAGTTCTACGGTGCTGAACTTGTCAAAGAGCTTGATACGCCCGATGATGGCGCTGCTGATGTCGGCCTCGCCGGCGATGGCGCCTACGATGTCCCGAGGGGACACGTGGTCCCTGCGACCCACCGCCAGGTAGTAACGAAGGTAGCCTTCTTCTACACCGTTGGCGCCTTCCTTGCGTTCCTTGCGGGGCTTTTCCGGCATGTCGTCCCGGTCGCCGTTGTCCCGGACCTTCGGGGTAGAGAGCTGTTCCATCTTGGGGAACAGCGGTTCCCGTTCTTGGGCCATGCAGAGGGCGGCTGCGGCGATGTCTTCGACATTTGTTCCCAGTTCCACCGTCATCTTCATGAGGATTTCTCGGAACTTGTCGAGGTTTGCATTTGTTAGTTTGTCTTGAATCTTTTTTTGGAAATTGGCGACGCGCTTTGCGCTGATCTGTTCGGCGCTGGGGAGGGCCATGGCCTCGATGGACTGGCGGGTGGCCTTTTCGATGGTCTTGAGCAGGCGCCGTTCCCTAGGAGTGATGAACAATATGGCGTTTCCGCTGCGGCCCGCGCGGCCGGTACGGCCGATACGGTGCACGTAGGATTCCGTGTCGTAGGGAATGTCGTAGTTCACCACGTGGGTAATGCGGTCCACGTCGATTCCGCGGGCCGCGACGTCTGTGGCCACCACGATGTCCAGCTTTCCCATCTTGAGACGGTTGATGGTCCGCTCCCTGAGAGTTTGCGCCAGGTCGCCGCTCAGAGGGGCTACATTGAAACCTCGGGCTTCTAGCCGTTCCGAAACTTCGGAGGTGGCCTGCTTGGTCCGCACAAAGATGAGCATGCCGTCGAAATCTTCGCCTTCGATGACCCGGGCAAGGGCTTCCATCTTGTCGTGGCTCTTGACCAGCAAAAAGCGCTGGCGGATATTTTCCACCGTGGTGGTCTTGCCCTCGATACGGGCTTCGCTGTATTCGCCCAGGTGTTCGTCGATAATCTCGATGACTTCTTTGGGCATGGTGGCGCTGAAAAGCGCCCGCTGGGCGTTTTTGGGAATCTTGCTCAGGATGGTTTCGACATCTTCCATGAATCCCATGTCCAGCATTTCGTCGGCCTCGTCTAGGACAACCGCCTGGACCTTGTCCAGGACAATCGAACCCCGCTTGAGGTGGTCGATGAGCCGGCCCGGCGTTGCCACGATGACGTTGGCGGCCCGCTTTAAAGCCTTGAACTGCACCGCAATGTCTTGTCCACCATAGACGGGAACCACGTGGATCTTCGGAAGCTTCATGGCATATTGCTGGATTGCTTCGGCCACCTGGATAGAAAGTTCCCGCGTAGGTGTCAGCACCAGCAGGGAGGTATCCTTGCCGTTGAACTCTATGCGGGAAAGCAGCGGGAGTGCAAACGCTGCGGTCTTGCCGGTGCCGGTCTGTGCCGTACCCAGCAGGTTCTTGCCCTGCAGCAAGGCGGGAATGGCCTTTGCCTGGATGGGGGAGGGAGTTTCGTAACCTGCGGCCTTGACGGCTTCTAGAATTTCGGGAGCAAGGCCCAAATCTTCAAAACCCACTTCTTGTGGAGTTTCGTCAAGGATTGTCTCCTGTTCGTTTTCGAGATTTTCTTGTTCCATAATGACGATCTCCATAAAGGGAGTTTTGAGTTTTGAGTGATAACTCATAACTGAATACTCCCCAAATATAGCTTTTCATTTTTATTATCATTTGGTAGATGAGCTACGAATGCAAATACTTGCGGAATACCTTTTGCGACAAGCGAAAAAAGGAATGCGACCCCGGTTCGCCCGGTTGCGTGCTGTTCGGCAAGTTCGCGTTTCCGCTGAAAAGTGGTGAAAAGGAATCGCGGAAGAAATGACCGCTAGATAGCTAGCGGCATCCAGGGTTTCACCACATCTATCGACTTGAGCATTCCCTGTTTTTGACGGCGGATGGCCGCGGCGGCAATCATGGCGCCGTTGTCGGTACTGAGGCTGCGGTCCGGAATGCAGAAACGCACGCCGTGTTTTTGGCAATAATCCAGGAGTCTCGTGCGGAGCCAGGCGTTGGCGCTTACGCCGCCTCCCATGACCAGGGTTTTCATCTTGGTCTTCTTGAGGGCGTTGATGGTCTTGGTGACAAGGCTATCCACGATGGCGTCTTCCAGGGAGGCGCAGATATCGCCCAGGTTTTTCTGGATGTATTCGGGGTCGTGAGTTTCGGTGTAGCGGAGAACTGCGGTCTTGAGCCCGCTGAAAGAAAACTCGCAGCTGTCGTGGGTGTGGAGCGCTCGGGGGAATTCTACGAACTTTCGGTTTCCGTTTTGCCCAAGCTTGCTGATGGTGGCACCTGCCGGGTACTTGAGCCCGATGAGCTTTCCGCACTTGTCGAAGGCTTCGCCCGCGGCGTCGTCCCGGGTGCGTCCGATGCTGGTGTACTTGAATCCAGGTTCTTCCAGTACCAGTTCCGTATGTCCGCCCGAAACGGTCAGCGTCAAGAAAGGCGGTTCGATGTCGGGGTTCGAAAGCCAGGCGGCGGCCAGGTGGCCTTCCAGGTGGTTCATGCCGTAGGCAGGGATGTTCAAGTCCCGGGCAAGGCCTTTGGCAAAGCTTGCACCCACCAGCAAGGGCCCCATGAGCCCCGGTCCCGTGGTGTAGGCGATGGCGTCGATATCGGTGAGTTTGATGCCTGCTTCCTTGACGGCGGCTTCGGCGATGGGTGCAATCTTTTGCAGGTGGGCCCGAGCGGCAATTTCGGGAACGACACCGCCGTAGAGGGCGTGTTCATCAATCTGGCTGTAGAGCGGGTTAGAAAGGACCTTCAGGGGTTCGTCTTGCAGCACGGCGCAGGCGGTTTCGTCACAGCTGGATTCGATGCCGAGCCAGAGCATTATTCCTCTTCTCCTAGGGAATCCACAGGCGCTGCGGCGACTTCGGTCTTGACCAGTTTCACCTTGTCGGGCACAAGCTCGTAGCCCTTGATGGACATTTCCCGGTTCACGGAAGAAGGCAGGTTCATCTTGACCGTAGGCGCGAGGCTATCTACGTCTTCGATAGCAAAACGGTTGATTTCTACAAAGAGCTGAAGGTTCTGGGACGTGATGGAATCCAGCACGTTCTGGCCGCCGGTAATCTTGATGGATACCGTGTCGGGAGAGAGCTTTGCTTCGTCTTTGTTGTAACGCCCAATGAGATGTACCGGAATTTTCTGGAATGTCTTGCTTTCCAGCTTCTGGATGTCGATGTTCATGATGACGCTGGAATCGCTGGGCGTCACGTAGGCGGGGAATGTTTCCAGGTTCAGGGCTACCTTGAAATTGTCGTTGGCGGTGAGGCTGTCGAACCGCACGGAATCCGTGGGGATTTCGAAGATGCGGGTCAGGGCGTCTCTTGCGCCGGATACGCGAATCTGCTCGGGGGTGATTTTCGGAACGTCCGTCATGATGTAGCCGGGCGCCGGGTCGAAGGTCACGTTGGACTTGACGGGAATGTTCCTCTCGATGCGGGTGTCAAGTTCCAGGTCCAAAAACAGGAGCTGGTTCGACGGTTCTACGAACTCCACGTTAGGAAAATTCGGTGCCGAAAAATTTTTGGACCCGATGTGCTTGCGGGTGGCGCCCAGTTCCGCCTCTTGCAGGTCGATGACGATAGAGACCGCGTTGGAATCCTTGTTCATGTAGTTCCAGCGCATGCGGATAAGGTCAAAGGCCGGACCCTTGACGGTAATGGGCAAGGTGTGGGGCGGCTTGGAGGCTACTGCCAGGAGTTCGGGCAACCGGACCAGCTTGACGGGAACCTCCATGGTGATTTGAAAGTCCTTGGTGGACATGACAAAAAACCAGAAGGCGATTCCGAACAGGAAGGCCATTATCTTCAATCCGATATTATTCATAGCAGTACCGTGATAAACACTAGCAAATTTAATTATATTCGGGCGGTGCTAGGACAATTAGGCTACTTAATATCTGAATCTTTTCGGGGGCTGAAACAGCACCGCACCGTGGTGTTGCCGTCCCTGGTGACCATCTTTCTGTGTTCTGTCTTGCTGGCGGGCTCCCTGACCTCCTTCGGGGGCGTGGTGAAGCTTCTTTCGGCGGAGAAGGCCCTCTATACGGTGGAGGCGTTCTTGCCCAAGACGGTGAGTGCCGACTCCATCAAGGCCATCTCGGAAAACCTGCTCCATACCAAGCGGGTGGAATCCGTCGAATACGTGAGTGCCGATTCGGCCTTGGCGGATTTCCGCAGGCATTTTTCGGGAGAGATGCTGGACCTGGTAGAAGGTAACCCCCTTCCGCCGTTTTTCCGGGTGAAACTGAAAGAGGAAGCCCACAACCCGGTGGACCTGATGGAAGCCCGTACGGAACTTTTCCGCAAGGGCTATTTCGAAGAAGTCCAGGCCCCCATCGAATGGGCGGAACGCATTGCCAAGTGGAAATTCAAGATGGTGTTCTGGCCCCTGTGCCTGAGCGTGCTGTTGCTTGCCACCCTTTCTTTGATTATCTGCAATTCGGTGCGGCTGTCCCTTTTCTCCAGGCAACTTTTGGTAGAAAACATGAAATACACCGGCGGGAGCCCCTTCTTTATCGAGTTCCCCTTTGTGCTGGAAGGCCTGATTCTTGGACTTGTGGGTAGTGGCCTTGCGGTAACCCTCTTGGCGGTTCTTGTAAACGCTATCGGAAACGCGATTCCCGTGGTGGCAAACAACAGGAGCGGTCTTGGGCTCATGCTTGCAGGCGTGGTGGCGCTGGTGACGGTCCTTTCGGCCTACTTCAGCTACAGGACGGTGCGCAGGTTCTTGACGGTGAAGAATTTTGAGCAGGAATAAGATGCGGATTCTTTCCATCATCTTGTGTCTTTTGATAGGGCTCTCTTTCGGAGCGCCTAAAAAGACCGATGCCCAAATCAAGGAACAGCGCACGGCCCTCAAGAAATTGGAGACGGACCTGGCCAAGAAACGCAAGGAACTGGCCTTGCTGGAAACCGAAGAAAAGGGCGTGCTCAACACCATCTCCCTTTTGGACCAGAACTTGAACCAGACCCGGACCTACATCCAGGAACTTTCCAAGAGTGAAATCCTGGTGCAGGGGGCGGTGCGGCAACTTTCCCGAGACCTGGATTCTCTGGACCGGCAAATCCGGGAACGCAAGGAAGTCATGCGTAAACGCATCCGGACCCTGTACGAAAAAGGCCGGAGCAGCGAAGCCGAAGTCCTGTACGGCCTGCTGACCCAAAAGGGGAACCCGGAGCGGCAGGTTTACTGGGTCCATCATCTGCTTTATCAGGACCAGGAACAGGTGAACACCCTGCTTAGGCTCATGCGGGAACGCGACGAAAAGAAAAAGCAGGAGATTAGCCACCTGCAAGAGCTTTCCCAGTTACGCCACAAGAAGAATGCCGAAGAAAGGGGCCTGGTGACCCAGATGAGCGGGCAAGAGAAAATGCTCCTTTCGTTGAAGCACGACAAGGCCATGCAGCGCCGTGCCCTGGAAGAATTCGAACGGAACCAGAAGACCATGCTTGCGTTGATCAAGAAGTTGGAAGAGAAGCGCAAGAAGGAGCTGGCTGCCGCCAAGAAGGCCGAAGCGGAACGCAAGGCGAAGAAGGCCAAGGAAAAGAAGAAAAAGGCGAAAGAGAAAGTGGTGGAAAAACCGAAGCCCACGGTGACCACCACTCTCAAGGGCCCCAAGTGTATGCCGCTGGAAGGCGAAGTCATCAGCCGTTACGGCCTGCAGGAACACCCCGTGCTCCATATCGCGACTCGTAACCTGGGTATCGAAATACGGGGCAAGCGAGGCAAGATGGTAAAGGCCGCCGCTCCCGGTACGGTGGTAATGGTCTCCGAAATCGACGGCCGTGGTCCGTCGGTAATTATCGAACACGAAGGCGGAACCTACTCCGTTTACGGGCACCTCCGTTCGATTCGCGTCCAGGAGGGCAAAGAGGTGCAGAAATGCGAAGAAATTGGCGAAGTAGGCGATATTGCGTCCTTAAATGGAATTAAATTGTATTTCCAAGTTAGCGAAGGGACCCAGACCGTGGATCCCCTACAGTGGTTGAAGGAAAAATGATAGAGTACAGGCTAAATGGTCCAGCTTCTCAAGAGCGCCAGCGGATTCGGCTCATGTCGGCTCTGCGGGAGAACCGTTTCCCTCAGGCCATCTTGATTGACGGCCCTGCAGGAATCGGCAAGAAGGCCCTGGCTATGGAAATATCCAAGGCCCTGCAGTGCGAGAACAAGGAAATGCGCCCCTGCGGAAAATGTTTCGGCTGCAAGCTGGCCATGGACGCAGGCGTCACCGACGGTTGGGTGGTGCCCATGGAGTCCAAGGAGGCCCACGCCAGGAGTGCCGCCGACGTTTCTGCCGGCAGTACTGCCAAGACGGTGCAGGACTACAAGCTGGCCTACATTTCCGAGATATTCAAGAATCCTTACCGCATTGACATTTTCAATGCTGCCGCCGAAATTTCGGTGGAACTGATCCGCTCCATGACAGGCGCGTTCGCCCTGAAAGGGGACCGTGTCCGCGTGATTATCGTGGCCGAGGCAGACCGCATGAACGACTCTGCGGCCAACGCCTTCTTGAAGACGTTGGAAGAGGTTCCGCCGGACACCTACTTTATTTTGACCACCAGTTCCCGCGAAAAACTTTTGCAGACCATCCGTTCCCGCTGCTTGGCGCTGCACTTGCTGCCCCTCAGCGACAGGGAGGTTCGCGAAGAAACCCTCCGTATGTTGGGAGACGACGCCGACGAGGATAGCGTCACTGACGATGTGGTGGGGCTTGCGGTAGGCTCTCCAGGCAAGGCCCTCTACTACGTGGAACACGGGGCCCGCTGGTGCGCCATGGCGGTGGACTTTTTGCTGATGAGCCTTCGTGGGGATTACGGCGATTTGTTTGCCGCCCTGAAAGAAGCGGATTTTGAAGATCCCCTGGAGGCGAACCGTTTTCTGGACGTGCTGGGCTTCTTGATTTCGGACCTGTTGCGTGCAAAGTCCGGAGCACCCCTGCGGATACCGGACACCACCGGTCGCGTCCATCTGGAAAATTTCCCGAGGGTAAACGTAGATGCCCTGGAAATGGCATTGAAAGACGTGCAGGAAACCATGTCACGTATTGCTACCCGCAGGTCCACGGAAACCATGTGCCTGCAGGCCCTGGCCATCAAGCTCTTTGAAGGATATAAATGACCGAAGACCTGGTGGCATCGACCCTTTCTATGGAACTGGGAATCCCCCATCTGGTGGCGAGATTCCTGGTGTCCCGCGGGTACAAGTCCGTGGGCGAGGTGCAGAAGCTCATGGCCGGAAGCGCAGACGACGTGCTTTCGCCTTGGCTGATGCTTGGAATGGACCGGGCCATCCAGTGGATTATGGATGTGCGGGAGCGCAAGGAAAAGGTTTTTAT encodes the following:
- a CDS encoding DEAD/DEAH box helicase produces the protein MSYHSKLKTPFMEIVIMEQENLENEQETILDETPQEVGFEDLGLAPEILEAVKAAGYETPSPIQAKAIPALLQGKNLLGTAQTGTGKTAAFALPLLSRIEFNGKDTSLLVLTPTRELSIQVAEAIQQYAMKLPKIHVVPVYGGQDIAVQFKALKRAANVIVATPGRLIDHLKRGSIVLDKVQAVVLDEADEMLDMGFMEDVETILSKIPKNAQRALFSATMPKEVIEIIDEHLGEYSEARIEGKTTTVENIRQRFLLVKSHDKMEALARVIEGEDFDGMLIFVRTKQATSEVSERLEARGFNVAPLSGDLAQTLRERTINRLKMGKLDIVVATDVAARGIDVDRITHVVNYDIPYDTESYVHRIGRTGRAGRSGNAILFITPRERRLLKTIEKATRQSIEAMALPSAEQISAKRVANFQKKIQDKLTNANLDKFREILMKMTVELGTNVEDIAAAALCMAQEREPLFPKMEQLSTPKVRDNGDRDDMPEKPRKERKEGANGVEEGYLRYYLAVGRRDHVSPRDIVGAIAGEADISSAIIGRIKLFDKFSTVELPDNTDQSVLDILSEMTIRGNDAKFRLMTDDAPPPRERKSFKSKKDFGKKPKGKEKPFREFHGDKPFRKTRRFGRH
- a CDS encoding permease-like cell division protein FtsX, which codes for MLGQLGYLISESFRGLKQHRTVVLPSLVTIFLCSVLLAGSLTSFGGVVKLLSAEKALYTVEAFLPKTVSADSIKAISENLLHTKRVESVEYVSADSALADFRRHFSGEMLDLVEGNPLPPFFRVKLKEEAHNPVDLMEARTELFRKGYFEEVQAPIEWAERIAKWKFKMVFWPLCLSVLLLATLSLIICNSVRLSLFSRQLLVENMKYTGGSPFFIEFPFVLEGLILGLVGSGLAVTLLAVLVNAIGNAIPVVANNRSGLGLMLAGVVALVTVLSAYFSYRTVRRFLTVKNFEQE
- a CDS encoding peptidoglycan DD-metalloendopeptidase family protein gives rise to the protein MRILSIILCLLIGLSFGAPKKTDAQIKEQRTALKKLETDLAKKRKELALLETEEKGVLNTISLLDQNLNQTRTYIQELSKSEILVQGAVRQLSRDLDSLDRQIRERKEVMRKRIRTLYEKGRSSEAEVLYGLLTQKGNPERQVYWVHHLLYQDQEQVNTLLRLMRERDEKKKQEISHLQELSQLRHKKNAEERGLVTQMSGQEKMLLSLKHDKAMQRRALEEFERNQKTMLALIKKLEEKRKKELAAAKKAEAERKAKKAKEKKKKAKEKVVEKPKPTVTTTLKGPKCMPLEGEVISRYGLQEHPVLHIATRNLGIEIRGKRGKMVKAAAPGTVVMVSEIDGRGPSVIIEHEGGTYSVYGHLRSIRVQEGKEVQKCEEIGEVGDIASLNGIKLYFQVSEGTQTVDPLQWLKEK
- the tsaD gene encoding tRNA (adenosine(37)-N6)-threonylcarbamoyltransferase complex transferase subunit TsaD, which gives rise to MLWLGIESSCDETACAVLQDEPLKVLSNPLYSQIDEHALYGGVVPEIAARAHLQKIAPIAEAAVKEAGIKLTDIDAIAYTTGPGLMGPLLVGASFAKGLARDLNIPAYGMNHLEGHLAAAWLSNPDIEPPFLTLTVSGGHTELVLEEPGFKYTSIGRTRDDAAGEAFDKCGKLIGLKYPAGATISKLGQNGNRKFVEFPRALHTHDSCEFSFSGLKTAVLRYTETHDPEYIQKNLGDICASLEDAIVDSLVTKTINALKKTKMKTLVMGGGVSANAWLRTRLLDYCQKHGVRFCIPDRSLSTDNGAMIAAAAIRRQKQGMLKSIDVVKPWMPLAI
- a CDS encoding AAA family ATPase — its product is MIEYRLNGPASQERQRIRLMSALRENRFPQAILIDGPAGIGKKALAMEISKALQCENKEMRPCGKCFGCKLAMDAGVTDGWVVPMESKEAHARSAADVSAGSTAKTVQDYKLAYISEIFKNPYRIDIFNAAAEISVELIRSMTGAFALKGDRVRVIIVAEADRMNDSAANAFLKTLEEVPPDTYFILTTSSREKLLQTIRSRCLALHLLPLSDREVREETLRMLGDDADEDSVTDDVVGLAVGSPGKALYYVEHGARWCAMAVDFLLMSLRGDYGDLFAALKEADFEDPLEANRFLDVLGFLISDLLRAKSGAPLRIPDTTGRVHLENFPRVNVDALEMALKDVQETMSRIATRRSTETMCLQALAIKLFEGYK